In Zingiber officinale cultivar Zhangliang chromosome 1A, Zo_v1.1, whole genome shotgun sequence, a genomic segment contains:
- the LOC122011995 gene encoding diacylglycerol O-acyltransferase 3-like, with amino-acid sequence MEFSGVVLRRTTAVSCVQTIRDCVTGFVPTAAPSKARFARRVSASGRRMGLSASFSDVGHLKHYASPVRCGGGNFKKEEKKKAKLMKGLSKDLAALCSMGIASVDASQGLAAEAEGKMITEAAELLIAELRQLRAQEKEMKRKRKEEKSATKAAMKKGCNESSTSSSSSESSDSECDGEVVTMNNHQASIIVQEPESKSLPISPAAPPKPVEETEHHNAQKPPQDSSNYSVATIGPCSSSKLAVSAPATEMLVNKVEVCMGGKCKRSGALELMEEFNKKIGSEGAVVGCKCMGKCKQGPNVRVLNHSDEAIAPRSPLCIGVGLEDVGTIVANFYGENKGASPVASLQIIE; translated from the exons ATGGAGTTCTCCGGCGTCGTGCTCCGTCGAACCACGGCCGTATCATGCGTTCAGACGATTCGCGATTGTGTTACAGGATTCGTCCCCACCGCTGCCCCATCCAAGGCGCGCTTCGCGAGGAGGGTTAGTGCTTCGGGTCGGAGGATGGGGCTATCGGCGTCGTTCTCAGACGTGGGGCACCTCAAGCACTACGCCTCGCCGGTCCGGTGCGGGGGAGGAAATttcaagaaggaggagaagaagaaggcaaAGCTGATGAAGGGGCTTTCTAAGGATCTTGCGGCGTTGTGCTCGATGGGCATCGCCAGCGTCGACGCGAGCCAAGGACTCGCTGCGGAAGCCGAGGGGAAGATGATCACG GAAGCAGCAGAACTTTTGATTGCGGAACTGAGGCAGCTAAGAGCGCAAGAAAAAGagatgaagagaaaaagaaaggaagagaAGTCGGCAACTAAGGCTGCGATGAAGAAAGGCTGCAATGAATCATCCACAAGCTCTTCTTCCTCAGAATCCAGCGACAGCGAGTGCGACGGCGAGGTTGTCACTATGAACAACCACCAAGCTTCTATTATTGTTCAAGAACCCGAGTCCAAAAGCCTACCGATCTCCCCTGCAGCGCCGCCCAAGCCAGTGGAAGAAACAGAGCATCACAACGCACAAAAGCCACCGCAAGATAGCAGCAACTACAGCGTAGCAACAATTGGCCCTTGCAGTAGCTCGAAGCTCGCCGTGTCCGCGCCCGCGACCGAGATGCTTGTTAACAAGGTCGAAGTGTGCATGGGAGGCAAATGCAAGAGGTCCGGGGCACTGGAGTTAATGGAGGAATTCAACAAGAAGATTGGGAGCGAGGGTGCAGTTGTCGGCTGCAAGTGCATGGGCAAGTGCAAGCAAGGGCCGAATGTACGAGTCCTGAATCACTCCGATGAAGCCATTGCTCCGAGGAGCCCTCTGTGCATCGGTGTTGGATTAGAAGATGTTGGAACAATCGTAGCCAATTTTTACGGGGAGAATAAGGGCGCAAGTCCGGTGGCGTCCTTACAAATAATAGAATAA